In Brassica napus cultivar Da-Ae chromosome A3, Da-Ae, whole genome shotgun sequence, the sequence AGCGCAGATAGACCCAGGAGCGCTAAGGAGACACTAGTGAGCCGTGTGGAGGCCTGAATAAACCATTTGGAACCAAGAGTTcaagtatttttctttttgaaaaaatgggAATGTTCAAGTTTGGGTCTGAAGTTACCTTTCTACCCCAAATGGAGAAAGCTATTTTACCACCATCAAGCTCTCCTGCAGGGATGCTGTTAATGCCATTGATGAGGAGTCCAGCCCATGCCCATATCACAAGTGGGTTCAAGGATATCGATGTTCCTTCCTTTAGTACATCACCGAGTAAGAGCTTTGCTATAAAAAggataaaagcaaaaaaatgcATAAACATATTAGTACTCTTGACATTATCATAGTAGATTAACAGCTAAAGCTTACCAATACCACCAACGAGGAAGGACTCATGAAACACTGATGAGTCAACTACAACGCCAATACCATCACTCGGAGGTACGACCAACCCTACAAGAAACAGAACAAACCCCAGAGAAAAGCCTGCCAAAGGTCCTGCAGCTGCGACCTTCAAAAGATCTTCTCGTTTGGGCACGATGTTTTTGATTCTCGTTATAGCACCGAAAGAACCTATCTGCCAATCTAAAACATGTTCATCAAATgtctaacaaaaacaaatttccaGATAAAAAGAAGGTTTCCCTTTTTTGCTTTTTAAAGAGAAATCTTCACCTGCCAACTTGGAACAAAGAATGGAACACCGAGCTTTATCCCTAGGTTGTTTGCAACCAAAACGTGTCCCAGTTCATGTACTCCGAGGACAAGAGCGGTGACGAGAGCTCCCGGTAAGCCATCTTTCAACAGCTCAAGGTTGTCAAATGCTGATCTGCAATGGATGGGAAGAAAAGGTTTATTCAATTTGATGATTTGGAATCATAGAAAACATGGTTTTAAGATGTTTCTTACAGTAAGTCGGATTGCAAGGCGGGTACATTGCGGAGAAACAATGTAAACAACGCCACCAATCCAAAAGAACCAGCAGCAAACCATTCAGGAACAGCTGCAGTTGTATGTAGTGCCCAACTATAACTTTAATAATCTGAGAGAGAACCTTATAAGTGAGGAACCGTATGGTAAGACTTACCTGTTGTCTCAGGTTCCAAGGACCTTCTAGGAACAACAACAGCCACAGGTTTATCATCCTCCGGATTGGAGAGGAGGAAAAGCTTGTACTGGTCACCAAATTTATTCTGCAGATTGATGAGCaatatatttactattaatCTTTTTGCCACAACATGTGCTTGTCAACTATTTTAGTTAAGCAAGAAAACTCAAGACGCAGAGTTGTTACCTCCAGTCTTGTCTTTATCTTCTCGTAGCTTTTAGCAGGCTGGCCTCTTAGATTCCCTTTGAACAACACCCCACCCTTACAACATTATCCAGTAAACGTCAAGAGCTTCAGAATATTAGAATTTTCACAACCTGCATGTATTAATAActgaatcaaaaaaaaaaatgatgagtTTCTCAGTGGCTAACCTCATATGGTTCTTGGCTTGTAACAAAGAAGGTGTCAAACCCAAAAACTTGGTCCTTGAGGATATCAATCGTTTCTTTGGGGAGTCTCATGGAATCATCCAACTGTAACGGCTGTTCACAAAAactttttatgaaatataaaaaacagaAAGCATTAAGCTGTCCTTTTTGTAAATAACATTGTTGGTAATACTTACATTCACACCAGGAAGAGGAGAGCCAGTGCTAACTTCTAATTTATCACCGTCCTATTCCAAAATACAGCAAAGTACAAATACATTCAGAAACATAACCAAAAAACTTTCtggttttaagtaataaaccaAATAGAGCAATTTAGATTCAATTCCTCTGAAGCTAGTTAGTAAACAACACTGCTTAGTTATACAATTGAGCATTAAGCTGCCGTTTTGTAAATAACATTGTTGATAATACTTACATTCACACCAGGAAGAGGAGAACCGGTGCTAACTTCTAATTTATCACCATCCTATGGTTCAAGTAATAAACCAAATAGAGCAATTTAGATTCAATTCCACTGAAGTTACTAGTTAGTAAACAACACTTCTTAGTTATACAATTGCAGCTTAAGTAATGCCATTTgatgattaaaaaaagataCCTGAGAGCTGAATTGAGCTTTGTTTTCCTCACTACTACCTACGGCCTCATCCACAACAGTTGCCTCTGAAAGCAACTCAGTAGGAGGAGTCTGTGAAGGAGGTTCATCTGCTAAAGCCTCTTTGTCTTCTCCTCCACTTTCCTGCAAGCATTAAAGATCATAAACAAAAGTCCATAAACTCTAGAAGAAGCAGCATAGATGCTATTAAGCAAATACCTCATCGTTATTGCCATCTGGTTCCGTTTGTGCATCCGTCACTCTACAAAAAGTCTCCCTCTTTCTGCAAACTCCAAAGCTCAAAGCCATCAGTAGCAGAAacagattattaaaaaaaaaaaggacacaatcgaaaaaaaatgaaaccttTGAACTGGGAACAGCTTCAGCTCCTTGTTCCTCCGATAGCTATCTCTCTGCCCAAAACCTAAACTCGAAGTAGCTACCAATGGCTGAAACTGAAGACTGCAACGTGAGCTGCAGCATTGCGGCAAGACGCCGTAATTGCAGCGAAAGCTAGCCGCGAGATTCATATCCTACGAAAAGTCTAGCCCTTTTAGGTTCTCCGATCAAAACTCAGGTGTCATTAAATATCTTAGGACGTAAAGaagattttgtatttttcttttgtcttccAACAGTTTAACGATCGTGGCTCTTATCGCTGGAGAACAGAGCATCTTTCATTTATCCACTGGAGGAGCTCTTCCCAAGAATAACGCTTTGTCGTTTTTCACTGCTTTGACCGACATGTAGTTCTCTTCCCAATATTTGAAACGACACGCGTGTGTTTTGCCAAACAGAGGAGCGCCTTGCCGTTTTCTTAGCTTTTGTAGTTTTTTTAGATATGACCGACATGTAGTGCTCTTCTTAATATCTCAAACGACACGCGTGTTTCTAGGTATGACCGACATGTAAAGCCCTTCTTAATATTTGAAACGACACGCGTGGTTTTTGCCAAATAGAGGAGCGCCATGCCGTTTTCTTACCTTTGACCGACATAAATTCCCCTTCTTAATCCCGAAAACGTCATGTGTGTTTTAGTAATGTAACCGACAGGACGTTCTCATGATGATATAAAAAACGTCACGCATGTTCTCACGCAGTGCTTTTGAAAATATAACTTGAATTTTTACTGCATCAAACGTTTCCTGGTCAAAAACCAAACTGAATcttgcaagaaaaaaaattcaaacttttttgaACTCTTGAAGCTTCCAAACTTTAACATGTGTATAGATGTAACCTTTCGCTTTGTTTTTGATGCAACAagatcaaaaaatatataaaggtaACTGTTTCAAGCcacaaagaagaggaaaacaaTGAGGAACAATATGATAACAGCGAAGATCTTGATCATGAGCCATCGATTAGACGAAATTCTAGTGAGATGCTGCAGAAGAGCGCTGCGTGCTCCCTCTACGTTAACTAACGATTCATCCATATTATCATCGATTCTGTTCCACAAAACCCCACAGGTGTTAAAACTAAAGCCTTCCCTGAAACTCTCTATATGGTGAGGTTAACGTTAAAGAACCTGATAGCTAGCTCTCCCTGTTGAGTGACCATGGTAGCTAGATGCGTGAATATTCCACTGAGCTCTGTTATCGTTGATTCCACACTGTGAAGCGCAACAGCTCGGTTTTGGCTATAACTCTCCTGCCTTGGCACTGTTTGCTGTAACATAGACATCTCCATTTGCTGCGATGGTGCATTCTCAATAGCAGATCTGCGTCTGTTTTGGCATAACCACATGTTTATTATATACATGATTTGACCTTAACTGACAACTAATGAAAATTAGGACATACCTAAGCTGGCTACCTGAAGGAGCTCCACTGTTTGATGGCGGTAATCTGGTCGGTTTGCAGAAGCCCAAAACCTAATTAGATGAGAGCAATTGTTTACTTAGGAGAGAGTTTTTAGAACGAAACTCACAGTGGCTGTTGTTGTAAATTCCCGGAAGAAACTGATGAACTTGACCAAGGAGGAGGCTCAGGTACAGCTTTTGCATTACTCTGATTATCTACTGCTGCGTTTTTTGCGGAAAAGAGTTGTTTCCTGTTTTCATGAGCCTTCATGTTCTGCGGGAAGACAACATTCTCAATTAGATACAaacagtgttctaaaaatcggtccgCCTAGTCAGCAAATCAGACATGAGCATAAAAAAATTGGCCTAGGCGCCTAGCCTAAACAATAATCCTCGACACCTAACCACCGCCTaacgatttttagaacattccAAATAAATAGGAAGTCGATAAATCTACAGATCCAACCTCTGATCTTGCAGTTAGAACGTCTTGAAACTGCTTTGTAGCTCCCATGAGTCTGGTTTTCAAGTCATCGCAAACAGCTGTGTAGTGACTGACTTTGTCATGCGAATAGCTCCCATCGGCGATCTCCATGTTCTGAAGGGTCTGCAGATCAGAGAGAGCCATGTTCAGCCCCGTGATATCGTTCCTGATCAACACGGTCAGCTCCTGTATCTCCAAAGTCCGGTCATTGAAAATTGACGATTCTTTTGCCACTGTCGATAATAACCAGACCAATGTCAGAAGAAGTAAAGGCTAACTTCAATTGCAATCACTACAATGTACTCTAGAATCATTGCAAGTTTCATTCATTACAAGACAGCTAGAATCCAAGCATCCTAAAGCCTAATTCAACTGCGATTCATCAACAGATTCAACTGCAATCATTACAATCTCTCTTGAATCATTAGAAGTTTCACTCATTACAGGACAGCTGCCGGAAACTATGTCTCAATCTCGTTAGAATTCAAACATCCTAAAGCCTAATTACACTGCGATTCATCAACAGTTTCAATTCCAATCACTACAATGTCTCTGGAACCAGTGCAAGTTCCATTCATTACAAGATAGCTGTCGGAAACAATGTCTGAATCTCGTTAAAAATCCAAACATCCTAAAGACTAATTACACCGCGATTCATCAACAGTTTCAACTTCAATCACTACAATGTCTCTAGAATCACTGCAAGTTCCATTCATTACAAGACAGCTGTCGGAAACTATGTCTGAATCTCGTTAAAAATCCAAACATCCTAAACCTTAATTCCACTATACGTAGACAATGCGAGAATGAATCTGTTACTGAAAGTCTGAAACGTACATTTAGCCAGCCTCGCAGTCTTCTGAGACGTTTCGTGGATACGCAGACCGATCTGGGAAGCCTTCTTGTTGAACTCAGATCTCGAAGATCCCGGCGAAGACCGTTTGGAGGATGTCGGATCACTTTCGGCTTGATGAACGGACGGAATCGCCCCTCCGATCTTCTTCAACGTTTGGGAGAGTGAACGAAACTCCGCCGTGCGATCACGGAACGCTGATCCCATCGTTAATTGGATTCAGGATCGCCGGCCAAAGCTTTGATGATTTGAGTTTCCTCAGATGGTAAGCTCCATTTCATTTCCCAGAGAAAGAGACACTAGAACAGAAAAAAAGGTAACTAGAGAAAAACTGCGTGTCGTTTGTTTTTTATAACATGGAACGACTTGTTGTTTTAATGTCGTTGATTCGTGTCGCGTTTTTTAATAGAAAGGTGTGGTGTTTAAGATACGTAGGACATTGCCCAATCTATCTTCGGCCCAGAGCCCAAGACCGGCccataaaagaaaaatcaaagagaCCAGAGAATAGTAAGTAGTTCAGAGGAGTTTTCCTGGAGAAGAAGCTAACAAACTTGAAGCTCcgtcgttaaaaaaaaaatcaaatcggAACTTCACATCTTCCCCGGAGAAAATCGAATTATACTAGTAGCGAGGCTGATTCTCCGAACATGGATGTGATAAAGACGCAGCAGATATCAGCAAGGACGATCGAGAAAGTGGTCGTTCACCCACTCGTCTTGCTTAGCATCGTCGACCATTACAACCGCGTCGCTAAGGACTCGCGCAAGCGCGTCGTCGGTGTTCTTCTCGGCAGCAGCTCCCGTGGTGTCGTCGACGTCACCAACAGCTACGCAGGTTCGCCTTCCTTACATCTCCCCCCCTAATCTTCGATCTCACTGCCTTAGTTTCTCAGATCTCAGATTCTCTTGAGATGTTTCATTCGTAATTAGGGTTCTAGAGGTTGATTCATTAGTTGTAATTGAGTTTGCACTGTCACTAGGAACCTAGCTTGACGTTTGGTATATTGATTTTGTAGTGCCGTTCGAGGAGGATGACAAGGACCCGAGTATCTGGTTTCTTGATCATAACTACCATGAGTCAATGTTCCACATGTTCAAGAGAATTAACGGTACTTCTTCTCAGAAATTTGAAGCTTGGACTGTATTTGGTAATGTAGAAACCATGTTTTTAACGGAAAGTTCTTTCCTTTTCAGCCAAGGAGCATGTTGTAGGTTGGTACAGCACGGGCCCTAAACTCCGAGAGAATGATTTGGACGTTCACGCTCTCTTCAATGGGTTAGTTTCCAGCTCCGTCATTTAGATTTTTTGGCTGTATTGACATGAGAGATGGATTGAGGATAGGTTGGTCCGTTTTAAGTTGTGGCAGAGCGTGGTTATGTCCTCCTTACATCTTCGTGTGGCTTCTGTTTCAGTTCTAATTAGATAATGTTTCGTTTTTACTTTTGCTGCTGCAGTTATGTTCCAAATCCAGTGCTTGTCATTATTGATGTACAGCCTAAAGAATTGGGGATTCCCACAAAAGCTTATTATGCTGTGGAGGAGGTCAAGGAGGTAACATACATATGCTTCTTTATCTCTTTCACTTTGTACAGATATATCcttatatctaattttgattaCATATTCCATTGTCTCTTCAGAACGCTACTCAGAAAAGCCAGAAAGTGTTCGTCCATGTGTCAACAGAAATAGCTGCTCATGAAGTGGAGGAGATCGGTATGTCCAATATGTTTACACGTCTGGTGTACTTTTTATGTATTTAAGGAAGGTCTGCTGAAACATACCTGTTTTATTCTCGTTTTCTTTATAGGTGTGGAACATTTGCTTAGAGATGTGAAAGACACAACTATCAGTACCCTGGCGACTGAGGTTTGTGTCTTAGACTCTTTACAAAACTTGAACGTTTCATTATCGTCCCTTTAAATGTCTGCTGAAGTCATGATTGTTGCCTTTGGTGTTTACTATTGATGTTCTTACTaagttattattatataaaaataatagttaCCGCTTATGGACTGATGTAATGTGTATTGTATTTTGCTCCAGGTTACTGCCAAACTTACTGCTTTGAAGGGGCTTGATGCACGTCTTCGGGAGATCCGGAGTTACCTTGACCTTGTGATTGACGGGAAGCTCCCTCTAAATCATGAGATTCTATACCATCTGCAGGTTAGAACTTGCATATTTCATTTAGTGTTCTCGttgacattttccaaatctatGTGATCTTTGGTCATTGTAATCTAATGAAATAGTCTGCTTAATAATCTGCAGGACGTTTTCAACTTGCTTCCAAACCTGAATGTGAACGAGTTGGTGAAGGCCTTCTCAGGTGAGTTTCTCCGGTCAATTTTATTATCTTTGTGCTCTGCTTTCTTGAATCATTGGATCCCATTAGTCTTACTGCGATTTATTATTATGAGCAGTGAAAACAAATGATATGATGCTCGTTATCTATCTATCGTCCCTCATCCGAAGTGTAATTGCGCTCCACAACTTGATCAACAACAAGGTTAGATCATAACTCTTCCACTCTCTTATGTTCTTAGCCAGAAGAGGAAACCAGCTAATTAAACTTGGTCTTTGCATTTCTGTTTGTGAACTGTAATCGTTGGGATGTTATGCTACAGTTGCTGAACAAGGAACATGAAAAAGCAGAGGACTCAAAACCCGTGGCCATACCCGCCACTAGCTAAACCGCGCTGATAAGATGTGATTTACTTAGTCATCATTGTCTCTACGATGAAGGCGGCTGTTGAGTGTTGTCTCTCCCGAAAGAAAGTGACAAGCCGGGTGGCACGAGTTTAGTTTGATATCGGGTCTCTTTCTGAGTGTTGATTTTTCTCTGTTGTTTGGATTCAGAATGTGTTATCAaggagtcttttttttttcatttttctttcaaGATGGTTAGGTGATACAAAGTTTAAACGCTAATGCGTCGAAATCTCCACAAAGGGTCATTGTGGTTAACATTGAAAGTATTAAGATAGTTTGACACAGCGTGTGTGTTTAATGTTATTCTCTACTCAATCTTGTGGTTAACAGTAGTTTACACGCTTAATGAACATGGCTTAATATTACGTAATATTCGTGAAATATCATAAGCCGTCGATGGCAGGCAATAGAAACAAAAACCTGATTAGAAAAAGAGTTTAAGTAAGAAGATGACGAATACTAAACAGATATGTAATAGTATGAGACATTATGTAACAACCAAAGCGCCTGTAGCTCAGTGGATAGAGCGTCTGTTTCCTAAGCAGAAGGCCGTAGGTTCGACCCCTACCTGGCGCGTTTCGAAAATAACATTTGTTTTATTCCCACTAGAAGAAATCACCATTATTTTTTACTGGCTACAGAATTCCAAGAACTATATGGAATCTCTCCTAAAGGTCTATAGAATTTCAAGAACTatatggaatttttttttaacttcttcaaTTGAAAAAGAAATGGCATGCAACTTTTAAGAACACATCAAGTACATGCCTTACTCAATGGCCTGAGTTGCATGCATGTGGTAAGCCATTATGTTTAACGGTTCTAGAGTGAGAAAACTACACATTTTGGTCAATGATcctgaaaatttatatataatatttgtcaTTTGAGTCGGCATACTTATAAATGTGATGATTGGATCGTGAAAATGAGACATGCTGCAGTGAAACTGGATCTACAGCTTGATAATGATAATGGCTGCCGTTTCCAGAAAAAGAAACCAAGCGAGTGATTTGACCATACAAAGACTAGACTGTTCTCtcattagttaaaaaaaaaaagaactctctCTCGTCTCCTCTCTTTTAGCTCTTTCTTCTGCAACAGATATTACTTCCAATTCTGATTCTCAGCTCTCTGTCAAAACAGCTAGTACACATCTCTGTGTTCTTAACAACCCAGTGAACCTGTGATAGCATCACAATATATTGAATTCTCAAAgaataacattatatataaatagtcaaTCGACGTAAATTTTGACAACATGAAACTAAAACGTAAAAGAATGGAAGCAACAAAAGCTAACTCAACGTTTACTTTTACAACAAAACAACATACTATGAAGAAAGGCCAGAGAATCCAAGAATGAGAAAAGGTTACTTATTAACAAGAAAGTCTTCTAAATGCTTGCCTTTTGGTACTCATCTTTGTGTTGCTTTTCCTTCTCCAGTTTCTGCTCAAGAACTATACATGCTTTTGGCCCAGCTTTTCATCAAGACAAGAGGAGCCAAGGAGCCTACGTGCCTGTGGGAAAAagtatacacacatatatataaggaggaacgaagaagaagaagaagatgaatctTGGTGTGTTGTCATTTGCTCCGTTTCTTGGCTTCACTATATAAGATAACTCCACAGACGGTGAGGGCATAACCAAGCATTCCAGTCACAGACACCGGATTCTTGAATATTAGAATAGAGATCACAACCGCTACTGCTCCTTTCGCGTTTCCTAGCACCTATCACAGAGCAAATCCACCTCAACATCCAAGACAACAGTCCATACTATCTTTTTCTAGCTATTAAACAAGAATGCCATTAAGAATAtgtaatgtttacctgcagagTCAAGGCGCTAGTGTGTTTCGTGACTAAGAAATTAGTCAAGTTCACGAGATAGGCAAGCGCTGAATTGAACAGAAGATACCAAATGATTCTAAAATCATCTCTTGCGAGTGCAATTGTAATGCCGACAACGTTTTTCTCCATGATGAGAGCAGCAGGCAGAAGGAACACCACAGCTATTGGAGCCATGTAAAGAAGGAGATTCATGGAGTTcagcttttcccttcaaatacaatttaaaaaatctttttcaGCAACACTCTTTAACAATATAGAACTTTGACAATGCAGACATGTCTTACCCTTCAGAAGAAAGCAAAATGCCTTGAAGCACTGATTTGAGTGCTCTCGAAGCTGTTGCTGCAATGCACATAATGAATCCAAAGAGGTGAAAGCTTGGCTCACCCTGAAGACAACCGGATATTAAGAATCATCAAACAGACCAATTAAACACATATGTAAATGATAACACAGCTATCAATGGAGTAAAGAAGATCCTAGAGGAAGCAAACACAACACAGAGAGAAAAAAGAGTAATTTCTACGCTAATCCTAACTCTTTGAGCAACATAAAGTCCATATGGTGAACATGATTAGAGACAACACACATATTCAGAGAAGTCGAACACAAAACAAtaccaaaacttaaaaaaaaaatgcaatttttaGCAATGCTTGAGGCTTGTTCCGAAGATAAGAGCTAGTATCATTCTCCAGATTTGAGCTAAATTAACCATATTCAGGTCATAATATCTTGTTCCTTATTGCAAAACGATACCTATATATGGTAACATCTGAActgaaattaaaaacatttatctAATAGACGCACAAAACAATTCAATACTATAAAAATTCATGCTCTTGCTTCACATATGTATATCAtcaatctctctctaaagcaCCACTTTCA encodes:
- the LOC106427845 gene encoding probable zinc metalloprotease EGY2, chloroplastic isoform X2 is translated as MNLAASFRCNYGVLPQCCSSRCSLQFQPLVATSSLGFGQRDSYRRNKELKLFPVQRKRETFCRVTDAQTEPDGNNDEESGGEDKEALADEPPSQTPPTELLSEATVVDEAVGSSEENKAQFSSQDGDKLEVSTGSPLPGVNPLQLDDSMRLPKETIDILKDQVFGFDTFFVTSQEPYEGGVLFKGNLRGQPAKSYEKIKTRLENKFGDQYKLFLLSNPEDDKPVAVVVPRRSLEPETTAVPEWFAAGSFGLVALFTLFLRNVPALQSDLLSAFDNLELLKDGLPGALVTALVLGVHELGHVLVANNLGIKLGVPFFVPSWQIGSFGAITRIKNIVPKREDLLKVAAAGPLAGFSLGFVLFLVGLVVPPSDGIGVVVDSSVFHESFLVGGIAKLLLGDVLKEGTSISLNPLVIWAWAGLLINGINSIPAGELDGGKIAFSIWGRKASTRLTSVSLALLGLSALFSDVAFYWVVLIFFLQRGPIAPLAEEITEPEEKDVYLGILVLFLSLLVCLPYPFAFTGQDAMMIGL
- the LOC106427845 gene encoding probable zinc metalloprotease EGY2, chloroplastic isoform X3, yielding MNLAASFRCNYGVLPQCCSSRCSLQFQPLVATSSLGFGQRDSYRRNKELKLFPVQRKRETFCRVTDAQTEPDGNNDEESGGEDKEALADEPPSQTPPTELLSEATVVDEAVGSSEENKAQFSSQDGDKLEVSTGSPLPGVNPLQLDDSMRLPKETIDILKDQVFGFDTFFVTSQEPYEGGVLFKGNLRGQPAKSYEKIKTRLENKFGDQYKLFLLSNPEDDKPVAVVVPRRSLEPETTAVPEWFAAGSFGLVALFTLFLRNVPALQSDLLSAFDNLELLKDGLPGALVTALVLGVHELGHVLVANNLGIKLGVPFFVPSWQIGSFGAITRIKNIVPKREDLLKVAAAGPLAGFSLGFVLFLVGLVVPPSDGIGVVVDSSVFHESFLVGGIAKLLLGDVLKEGTSISLNPLVIWAWAGLLINGINSIPAGELDGGKIAFSIWGRKASTRLTSVSLALLGLSALFSDVAFYWVVLIFFLQRGPIAPLAEEITEPEEKDVYLGILVLFLSLLVCLPYPFAFTGQDAMMIGL
- the LOC106427845 gene encoding probable zinc metalloprotease EGY2, chloroplastic isoform X1, translating into MNLAASFRCNYGVLPQCCSSRCSLQFQPLVATSSLGFGQRDSYRRNKELKLFPVQRKRETFCRVTDAQTEPDGNNDEESGGEDKEALADEPPSQTPPTELLSEATVVDEAVGSSEENKAQFSSQDGDKLEVSTGSPLPGVNDGDKLEVSTGSPLPGVNPLQLDDSMRLPKETIDILKDQVFGFDTFFVTSQEPYEGGVLFKGNLRGQPAKSYEKIKTRLENKFGDQYKLFLLSNPEDDKPVAVVVPRRSLEPETTAVPEWFAAGSFGLVALFTLFLRNVPALQSDLLSAFDNLELLKDGLPGALVTALVLGVHELGHVLVANNLGIKLGVPFFVPSWQIGSFGAITRIKNIVPKREDLLKVAAAGPLAGFSLGFVLFLVGLVVPPSDGIGVVVDSSVFHESFLVGGIAKLLLGDVLKEGTSISLNPLVIWAWAGLLINGINSIPAGELDGGKIAFSIWGRKASTRLTSVSLALLGLSALFSDVAFYWVVLIFFLQRGPIAPLAEEITEPEEKDVYLGILVLFLSLLVCLPYPFAFTGQDAMMIGL
- the LOC106427816 gene encoding syntaxin-31, producing the protein MGSAFRDRTAEFRSLSQTLKKIGGAIPSVHQAESDPTSSKRSSPGSSRSEFNKKASQIGLRIHETSQKTARLAKLAKESSIFNDRTLEIQELTVLIRNDITGLNMALSDLQTLQNMEIADGSYSHDKVSHYTAVCDDLKTRLMGATKQFQDVLTARSENMKAHENRKQLFSAKNAAVDNQSNAKAVPEPPPWSSSSVSSGNLQQQPLLPPSNSGAPSGSQLRRRSAIENAPSQQMEMSMLQQTVPRQESYSQNRAVALHSVESTITELSGIFTHLATMVTQQGELAIRIDDNMDESLVNVEGARSALLQHLTRISSNRWLMIKIFAVIILFLIVFLFFVA
- the LOC106427823 gene encoding 26S proteasome non-ATPase regulatory subunit 7 homolog A, producing the protein MDVIKTQQISARTIEKVVVHPLVLLSIVDHYNRVAKDSRKRVVGVLLGSSSRGVVDVTNSYAVPFEEDDKDPSIWFLDHNYHESMFHMFKRINAKEHVVGWYSTGPKLRENDLDVHALFNGYVPNPVLVIIDVQPKELGIPTKAYYAVEEVKENATQKSQKVFVHVSTEIAAHEVEEIGVEHLLRDVKDTTISTLATEVTAKLTALKGLDARLREIRSYLDLVIDGKLPLNHEILYHLQDVFNLLPNLNVNELVKAFSVKTNDMMLVIYLSSLIRSVIALHNLINNKLLNKEHEKAEDSKPVAIPATS
- the LOC106427833 gene encoding probable sugar phosphate/phosphate translocator At5g05820, encoding MKMATNGRVFTIGLVTSWYTANIGVLLLNKYLLSNYGFKYPIFLTMCHMTACSLLSYAAVAWLKIVPMQTVRSRVQFAKISALSLVFCVSVVFGNVSLRFLPVSFTQAIGATTPFFTAVFAWLMTMKREAWLTYLALVPVVAGVVIASGGEPSFHLFGFIMCIAATASRALKSVLQGILLSSEGEKLNSMNLLLYMAPIAVVFLLPAALIMEKNVVGITIALARDDFRIIWYLLFNSALAYLVNLTNFLVTKHTSALTLQVLGNAKGAVAVVISILIFKNPVSVTGMLGYALTVCGVILYSEAKKRSK